The Acidobacteriota bacterium genome includes a region encoding these proteins:
- a CDS encoding hydrogenase expression protein HypE, whose translation MQSELSSLEEVYLIWLSGAGCNGGCTMAMLGASEPGIEDLILGNVPDAPRVVLVHPELAMENGDAFRASLERAAAGQLSPYVLVLEGAIANERLAGNGSFSRIGTSAEGRAITTADWVERLAPQAEAVIAMGSCAAWGGVMAADGNPIGARGMEDFLGRDFRSRGGLPIINVPGCAPTGEGFLETLTYVFLHLAQLVPLDLDEERRPRWLYNHEAYPLPPRVEYPPAVGFDLSNRPAVKCPVPVTGWLRGFGGCARIGGSCIGCTERDFVDQYMALARPDPAF comes from the coding sequence ATGCAGAGCGAATTATCCTCGCTCGAAGAAGTGTATCTGATCTGGCTTTCCGGAGCCGGATGCAATGGCGGTTGCACGATGGCGATGCTCGGCGCGTCGGAACCTGGAATCGAAGACTTGATTCTGGGAAATGTTCCGGACGCTCCGCGCGTGGTGTTGGTGCATCCGGAACTGGCGATGGAAAACGGAGATGCGTTCCGCGCCAGTTTGGAGCGCGCCGCTGCCGGGCAGTTGTCGCCGTATGTGCTGGTGCTGGAAGGCGCGATTGCCAATGAGCGGTTGGCGGGGAACGGGAGTTTTTCGCGAATCGGAACTTCTGCGGAAGGGCGCGCGATTACCACGGCGGATTGGGTGGAGCGATTGGCTCCACAGGCAGAAGCGGTGATTGCGATGGGAAGCTGTGCCGCCTGGGGAGGCGTGATGGCTGCGGATGGAAATCCGATTGGCGCGCGCGGAATGGAGGATTTTCTGGGTCGCGATTTCAGAAGCCGAGGCGGATTGCCGATCATCAATGTTCCCGGCTGTGCTCCCACTGGCGAAGGATTTCTTGAAACGTTGACGTATGTCTTTCTTCATCTGGCTCAATTGGTGCCCCTGGACCTGGATGAAGAACGCCGTCCTCGATGGTTGTACAACCACGAGGCTTATCCGTTGCCACCTAGAGTCGAATATCCTCCAGCGGTCGGATTCGATTTGTCGAACCGGCCAGCCGTCAAATGCCCAGTTCCGGTGACGGGCTGGTTGAGAGGGTTTGGAGGATGCGCTCGCATAGGTGGAAGCTGCATTGGCTGCACCGAGCGCGATTTTGTAGATCAATACATGGCGCTGGCACGGCCAGACCCGGCTTTTTGA
- a CDS encoding nickel-dependent hydrogenase large subunit, with protein sequence MVFNNLPIEFDKTGQARMRVVTVADPFGLKLASHPQKTSERERFLQEASNNPHVYRLEIDPLTRASEPLGLKALIDFDKRKVVDARVESTTFGGQELILKDRAPSDAVAIASRLRGQGSGANSIAAAQALEMAYGVTPPPLATIVRSLGAAAELLASHVRHLFLVAGPDYSETAVARTNPSFWLVAQQTSAAGEVFHGFRTVGEIMSALNPFSGNLYREALHLTRTAAEVAALVFGKYPHPSSVFPGGVGIEANRATFQNVLGRINQLVDYSKKIVAVWDDLIEFLYAADPRFQHVGETQANFISSGLWDDPAAYEARFDKCNAWGERRMATPGVIVKGKLRTNKLAEISAGIEEFADHSFFSAWNGHPLKSDPLGVPLSPLHPWNKLTIPVPDAVEWDGTYTWETAPRWDREAMETGALARQWVTAVTGKLKNEFIHVIGSPGKGAGLEIDLPKFQLTATRMVWQIPERANALERIRARAYHVGYCSVVALTYLLKAFDSLQRGETAMSSRFRVPQEALGVGFWEDGQGSLMHYLMIANSQVVNYQIITASGWMSSPQDAFGMPGPYEKAMLSTPLIEDFGRPEEFTGIDLLRAVRSFDP encoded by the coding sequence ATGGTTTTCAACAACTTACCAATCGAATTCGACAAAACTGGCCAGGCGCGGATGCGCGTCGTGACGGTGGCTGATCCATTCGGATTGAAGCTGGCGTCGCATCCGCAAAAGACCAGCGAACGGGAACGGTTTTTACAGGAAGCGAGTAACAATCCGCACGTGTACCGATTGGAAATTGATCCGCTGACGCGCGCTTCGGAGCCGCTGGGACTGAAGGCGCTGATTGATTTCGACAAGCGCAAAGTCGTTGACGCCAGAGTGGAAAGCACGACTTTTGGCGGCCAGGAATTGATCTTGAAAGATCGTGCGCCGAGCGATGCGGTTGCAATTGCCAGCAGGCTTCGTGGGCAGGGGAGCGGCGCAAATTCCATCGCTGCCGCGCAAGCGTTGGAAATGGCGTATGGCGTCACGCCTCCGCCACTGGCAACCATCGTGCGTTCGCTGGGAGCCGCTGCGGAATTGCTGGCTTCACACGTCCGACATTTGTTTTTGGTTGCGGGGCCGGATTATTCCGAAACGGCAGTTGCGCGAACCAATCCGTCGTTTTGGTTAGTTGCGCAGCAAACTTCCGCGGCTGGCGAAGTGTTTCATGGGTTTCGGACGGTTGGCGAAATCATGTCCGCCCTGAACCCGTTCAGCGGCAATCTTTATCGCGAAGCCTTGCATCTGACGCGCACCGCTGCCGAAGTCGCCGCTCTGGTGTTCGGCAAATATCCGCATCCGTCGTCGGTTTTTCCAGGCGGAGTCGGCATTGAAGCAAATCGCGCAACGTTTCAAAACGTGCTGGGGCGAATCAATCAACTGGTGGATTACTCCAAAAAAATCGTCGCCGTGTGGGACGACCTGATTGAGTTCCTTTATGCCGCTGATCCACGGTTTCAGCATGTGGGGGAAACGCAGGCAAACTTCATCAGCAGCGGGTTGTGGGATGATCCTGCGGCGTACGAAGCGCGGTTTGACAAATGCAATGCCTGGGGCGAACGGCGAATGGCAACGCCCGGCGTTATCGTCAAAGGCAAATTGCGAACGAACAAGCTGGCGGAAATCAGTGCTGGCATTGAAGAGTTTGCAGATCATTCGTTCTTTTCGGCCTGGAATGGTCATCCGCTGAAAAGTGATCCACTGGGGGTTCCACTGTCTCCACTGCATCCCTGGAATAAATTGACGATTCCGGTTCCGGATGCGGTTGAGTGGGATGGGACGTACACCTGGGAAACCGCACCGCGCTGGGATCGTGAGGCGATGGAAACCGGCGCGTTGGCCCGGCAGTGGGTGACGGCTGTCACCGGCAAATTGAAGAACGAATTTATTCACGTGATTGGCTCGCCGGGCAAAGGCGCTGGGCTGGAAATTGATTTGCCCAAGTTTCAGCTCACAGCAACACGCATGGTTTGGCAGATTCCCGAACGCGCAAACGCGTTGGAACGCATTCGGGCGCGGGCGTATCACGTCGGATATTGTTCGGTGGTTGCCTTAACCTATTTGCTCAAGGCATTTGATTCCTTGCAGCGAGGCGAAACGGCCATGTCCAGCCGCTTTCGCGTTCCACAGGAAGCTCTGGGCGTCGGATTTTGGGAAGACGGTCAGGGCAGCTTGATGCACTACCTGATGATCGCCAACAGTCAGGTGGTCAATTACCAGATTATCACCGCCTCTGGATGGATGAGTTCGCCACAGGATGCTTTTGGTATGCCCGGTCCATACGAAAAAGCCATGCTCTCGACGCCCCTGATAGAAGATTTCGGACGACCGGAAGAATTCACCGGAATTGATTTGCTCAGAGCAGTACGAAGTTTTGACCCTTAA
- a CDS encoding nickel-dependent hydrogenase large subunit: MTFRSLPIEFDVYGRAHLRDEDAVAPFSVNGDPRIQRALNRERALEKLADNKHVWSFNVSPVTRVAGNMSLHAVVDFEQRRVLDAQIENAQFCGYEMIAKGREPSDAVHIASRARGTSSVAHTVSAAMALEMACGVTPPPLAIIARNLGSCGEVIGESAHHLFVLAGPDYSEAAISRTSLPLWGKAQKTPAPGVEVHGMDTIAEVMRGLNPLSGHLYLESLQMMRLAREIVTVMLGKYPHPSGVVPGGIGVEANKESLNQVLGRVNTLLDYAKKVVAIWDDLVDFFYDAEPRYRRVGELPGNLLSVGLWDDPESYDASYINCNSWSERRMAVPGVMVNGELRTSRLSDINIGIEEFVDHSFYQNWSEQSFQTDPMSGPLSPNHPWNKQTVPAPVERDWRKQYSWAAAPRWDREPMETGALARMWINTVSANQNCEFITTSRRLMEIALPKGQLPPITVRWLIPERPNTLERIRARAYQVAYAGMVAYANLLQGFDYIRRGEVNLSQRFRVPEKTTIGVGFWECGRGAITHHLAIAERRLMNYQIITPTEWMGSPRDAVGVPGIYEAAIMNTPLLEECARSEDLTGVDILRTVRSFDP, from the coding sequence GTGACATTCAGAAGTCTGCCAATCGAATTCGATGTTTACGGTCGTGCGCATCTGCGCGATGAAGATGCCGTCGCGCCGTTCAGCGTGAATGGCGACCCGCGTATTCAGCGAGCGCTCAATCGGGAACGCGCATTGGAAAAGTTGGCGGACAACAAACACGTTTGGAGCTTCAATGTTTCGCCGGTCACGCGCGTTGCGGGAAATATGTCGCTGCACGCAGTGGTGGATTTTGAACAGCGCCGCGTATTGGATGCGCAAATCGAAAACGCGCAGTTTTGCGGGTACGAGATGATCGCCAAAGGCCGCGAGCCTTCCGACGCGGTTCACATTGCCAGCCGCGCGCGCGGAACGTCCAGCGTCGCGCACACGGTTTCGGCAGCGATGGCGCTGGAAATGGCTTGCGGTGTGACGCCGCCTCCGCTCGCGATTATTGCGCGCAATCTGGGTTCGTGCGGCGAAGTCATCGGCGAAAGCGCGCATCATTTGTTCGTGCTGGCCGGGCCGGATTATTCAGAAGCCGCGATCAGTCGAACCAGTTTGCCGCTTTGGGGCAAGGCACAAAAGACTCCGGCGCCCGGCGTTGAAGTTCACGGGATGGACACAATTGCCGAAGTCATGCGCGGTCTCAATCCGCTCAGTGGACATTTGTATTTGGAATCGTTGCAGATGATGCGGCTCGCGCGCGAAATCGTGACCGTCATGTTGGGCAAATACCCGCATCCTTCGGGAGTGGTTCCCGGCGGAATCGGCGTCGAAGCGAACAAGGAGTCGCTCAATCAGGTTCTAGGCCGCGTCAATACGCTACTGGATTACGCCAAAAAAGTCGTCGCCATTTGGGACGATCTGGTGGATTTCTTTTACGATGCCGAACCGCGTTATCGTCGTGTGGGCGAATTGCCCGGCAATCTGCTTTCGGTCGGGTTGTGGGACGATCCGGAAAGTTATGACGCCAGCTACATCAACTGCAACAGTTGGAGCGAGCGGCGAATGGCCGTGCCCGGCGTGATGGTCAATGGTGAACTGCGGACTTCGCGGTTGAGCGACATTAACATCGGCATCGAAGAGTTTGTGGATCATTCGTTTTATCAAAACTGGTCAGAGCAAAGTTTTCAGACCGATCCGATGAGCGGGCCATTGTCGCCCAATCATCCATGGAACAAGCAAACAGTTCCAGCGCCTGTGGAACGCGATTGGCGTAAACAGTATTCGTGGGCGGCGGCTCCGCGTTGGGATCGGGAACCGATGGAAACCGGCGCGCTGGCCCGAATGTGGATCAATACCGTCAGTGCAAATCAGAATTGCGAGTTCATCACCACCAGTCGCCGTTTAATGGAAATCGCTTTGCCAAAAGGGCAGTTGCCTCCGATTACGGTTCGCTGGCTGATTCCGGAACGACCGAATACCTTGGAGAGAATTCGCGCGCGGGCCTATCAAGTGGCGTATGCCGGAATGGTCGCCTACGCCAATTTGCTGCAGGGCTTTGATTACATTCGCCGTGGCGAAGTCAATTTGTCACAACGATTCCGCGTGCCGGAAAAAACGACGATTGGCGTTGGGTTTTGGGAATGCGGGCGCGGTGCAATAACGCACCATCTGGCAATCGCCGAACGACGGTTGATGAATTATCAAATTATCACGCCGACAGAGTGGATGGGGTCTCCGCGCGACGCCGTCGGGGTTCCGGGCATTTATGAAGCGGCGATTATGAATACGCCTTTGCTGGAAGAATGCGCGCGGTCGGAAGATTTGACCGGCGTGGATATTTTGCGAACGGTGCGAAGTTTCGATCCCTGA